One genomic segment of bacterium includes these proteins:
- a CDS encoding MFS transporter has translation MKKESKILAVFENKEFLKLWIGQIFSYLGDAIVQIALMAWVISLGGHSGSEMSKILFFFVLPSLLLSPLAGALSDRFSRKTLMVLSNLFRAVLVFIIPILLFRKSSTHLHTMVYAFSFLIGSGSAFFFPAKQSALPNLVKSEHLQFANALNAGTSTIAILLGAVITGLYISKFGLANSLWVNGFVYLASAIIISLISFNNSYVASKVATKTDISAGIKFVFNYLKTHKNTRRLIVLSILLTLVTASFFNTLTSVSTDYYHIGIAGLSKLKAMLGVGMILGTFVVAYAGKYARTSTILACSFIAVFLTTATAQMVTTYNLAWIWLVLIGIANASMVITIDTILQKATPDRIRGKIFGVKSTLTSLAFLATTWGVSELVLTTSPFKIFKFVSLLSLLVALAVVLLDNKFRHFTVRSLVGVVFRTLFPVKIEGREYLVKNGKMILAGNHTGWVDTLILQTACKRPVWYITGPVAFQLPVVKHIIKYFNVIPIVPRKGREGLDAAINKIEKGEVVCIFPEGRLTEDGNLMKFNKGVAYMHKNSKAPVVPFVIQGGFEAWAYNKPIPTFRKIIIQFGQPLNMPESEDKDIVNELKNRVQFIKDSLERREKPLAKNYYENVLDLMQLKSDINGSVKALSLKDKGKWTELSYIELSRQAKNFGNFLISGGIERGDRIAILSESRPEWGIALFASFQTGAITVPLDVKLTIPELTSILSDCQPKILCVSAHYLETAKEIMSLIHSIEQIYIIDDVKDQGYQTVYEVKGPEGDMGKERTLDETALIVYTSGTTGNPKGVMITFGNIISQLKDFEALFKIDSSDSLISILPLNHLLELNVGFMGMLHMGAMVSYSTSLNPKEISKIMKERQATYMIVVPLFVKMLKNSVEKEIRKSSKQAQSTFNFMYNVAKYLPIRIRRLIFKQIIDSFGGKMKGFVSGGAPLDADVAEFFERIGMPIYQGYGLTETSPTITTNTPKYNRIGSVGKPLPSVMVKISAEGEILSKGGNLMKGYYNKPEMTAEVIDEEGWFHTGDIGEFDKDGYLYITGRIKNMIVLGGGKKIFPEEVEAVLEKSPMVKELCVMSVKIQGGSKEGTEEVCSVIIPSDELAKKYKDDRAGLEKEITAEVNQLAKAGLAFYKCPTVVAVSLDELPKTATRKIKRKDVQSWYYERYAKR, from the coding sequence ATGAAAAAAGAGTCGAAGATACTTGCCGTGTTTGAAAATAAAGAATTTTTAAAATTATGGATAGGACAAATATTTTCTTATCTCGGGGATGCGATAGTTCAAATTGCCCTTATGGCTTGGGTAATAAGCCTCGGCGGTCATTCCGGTTCGGAGATGTCGAAGATATTATTCTTTTTCGTCCTGCCTTCTCTTTTGTTAAGCCCGCTGGCAGGTGCGTTATCCGATAGATTTTCCAGAAAAACTTTAATGGTCTTGAGCAATTTGTTCAGAGCCGTTCTTGTATTTATAATTCCTATTTTGCTTTTCAGGAAATCTTCAACTCATTTGCATACTATGGTTTATGCTTTTTCTTTTTTAATCGGATCAGGCTCAGCTTTCTTTTTTCCTGCAAAACAAAGTGCTCTACCGAATTTAGTAAAGTCTGAACATTTACAATTTGCTAATGCTCTTAATGCAGGAACTTCAACAATCGCAATACTCTTAGGTGCAGTTATAACAGGATTGTACATTTCAAAATTCGGCTTAGCCAATAGTTTATGGGTAAACGGATTCGTTTATTTGGCTTCAGCTATTATAATTTCACTAATTTCATTTAATAACTCCTACGTTGCTTCAAAAGTAGCGACCAAAACAGATATTTCCGCAGGAATAAAATTCGTCTTTAATTACCTGAAAACACATAAAAACACCCGAAGATTAATTGTTTTATCAATTCTGCTGACTCTTGTTACGGCTTCGTTTTTTAACACATTAACCTCTGTTTCTACAGACTATTACCATATTGGCATCGCTGGTTTAAGCAAATTAAAAGCTATGCTTGGTGTTGGCATGATTTTAGGAACTTTTGTAGTAGCTTATGCGGGAAAATATGCAAGAACTTCGACGATTTTGGCTTGTTCTTTTATTGCGGTATTTTTGACAACAGCAACCGCTCAAATGGTTACTACATATAATTTAGCGTGGATATGGCTTGTATTAATCGGCATAGCAAACGCTTCTATGGTAATAACAATTGATACAATTTTACAAAAAGCAACTCCAGACAGAATCAGAGGCAAGATTTTCGGAGTGAAGTCAACGCTGACAAGTCTTGCCTTTTTGGCAACAACTTGGGGCGTGTCCGAGCTTGTATTAACGACTTCACCCTTTAAAATTTTCAAGTTTGTTTCATTATTAAGCTTGTTGGTTGCCCTAGCAGTCGTGCTTTTGGACAATAAATTCCGCCATTTTACAGTAAGAAGCCTAGTCGGTGTTGTATTCAGAACTTTATTCCCCGTCAAAATCGAAGGCAGAGAATATCTTGTCAAAAACGGCAAAATGATTCTCGCAGGAAATCATACAGGTTGGGTCGACACTTTGATACTTCAAACAGCCTGCAAAAGACCTGTATGGTACATTACGGGACCTGTAGCTTTCCAATTGCCGGTTGTTAAACACATTATTAAATATTTCAACGTCATCCCGATTGTTCCGAGAAAAGGAAGAGAAGGGCTCGATGCGGCGATAAACAAAATAGAAAAGGGCGAAGTTGTCTGTATTTTCCCGGAAGGCAGACTTACAGAAGACGGAAACCTGATGAAATTCAACAAAGGCGTTGCTTATATGCACAAAAACAGCAAAGCGCCTGTAGTTCCGTTTGTAATTCAAGGCGGATTTGAAGCTTGGGCTTATAACAAGCCGATTCCGACTTTCAGAAAAATCATCATTCAGTTCGGGCAACCTTTAAACATGCCGGAATCAGAGGATAAAGACATAGTGAACGAGCTTAAAAACAGAGTGCAATTCATCAAGGACTCTCTTGAAAGACGCGAAAAGCCTTTAGCTAAAAATTATTATGAAAACGTGCTTGACTTAATGCAGTTAAAATCGGATATAAATGGCTCTGTTAAAGCACTTTCCCTTAAAGACAAAGGCAAATGGACAGAACTCAGCTACATAGAACTTTCCCGACAGGCGAAAAACTTCGGTAATTTCTTGATTTCCGGCGGAATCGAAAGAGGCGACAGAATCGCAATACTTTCCGAGTCCCGTCCTGAATGGGGAATTGCACTTTTTGCTTCTTTCCAGACAGGTGCGATAACCGTACCTCTTGATGTAAAACTTACGATACCCGAATTGACCTCGATATTGTCGGATTGTCAGCCGAAAATTCTTTGTGTTTCCGCTCATTATCTGGAAACCGCAAAAGAAATAATGTCTTTAATTCACTCTATTGAGCAAATTTACATTATTGATGACGTAAAAGATCAGGGATATCAGACTGTTTATGAAGTTAAAGGTCCCGAAGGAGACATGGGCAAAGAAAGAACTCTTGATGAAACAGCTTTAATTGTCTATACATCAGGAACAACAGGGAACCCGAAAGGCGTAATGATAACTTTCGGGAATATAATTTCTCAGTTAAAAGACTTTGAGGCTTTATTTAAAATTGATTCCAGCGATTCATTAATCTCTATTTTGCCGTTGAATCACCTTTTAGAGCTTAATGTCGGATTTATGGGAATGCTTCACATGGGGGCAATGGTTTCATATTCGACAAGTCTTAATCCGAAAGAAATTAGTAAAATAATGAAGGAAAGACAGGCAACCTATATGATAGTGGTTCCGTTGTTTGTCAAAATGCTTAAGAACAGCGTGGAAAAAGAAATAAGAAAATCAAGCAAACAGGCACAGTCTACATTTAATTTTATGTACAATGTGGCTAAATATTTACCAATCCGTATAAGAAGACTTATATTTAAACAAATTATAGACAGCTTTGGCGGAAAAATGAAAGGTTTTGTATCAGGTGGCGCTCCTCTTGATGCTGACGTTGCCGAATTCTTTGAAAGAATAGGTATGCCGATTTATCAAGGATATGGATTAACTGAAACAAGCCCAACTATTACGACAAATACCCCAAAATATAACCGCATAGGTTCAGTAGGAAAACCGCTCCCATCAGTTATGGTAAAAATTTCCGCAGAAGGAGAAATCCTCTCAAAAGGCGGTAACTTAATGAAAGGCTATTATAATAAGCCTGAAATGACCGCAGAAGTCATTGACGAAGAAGGCTGGTTCCATACTGGAGATATAGGCGAGTTCGACAAAGACGGATACCTCTACATCACAGGCAGAATAAAGAATATGATAGTTCTCGGCGGAGGAAAGAAAATCTTCCCTGAAGAAGTCGAGGCTGTCCTAGAAAAAAGCCCGATGGTAAAAGAGCTTTGTGTGATGAGCGTGAAAATCCAAGGCGGTTCAAAAGAAGGTACAGAAGAAGTCTGCTCTGTAATTATCCCCTCGGACGAGCTTGCTAAAAAATACAAAGACGACCGTGCAGGACTGGAAAAAGAAATCACCGCCGAAGTAAATCAACTTGCAAAAGCCGGTTTAGCTTTTTACAAATGTCCGACAGTTGTTGCAGTTTCTCTGGATGAGCTCCCCAAAACTGCCACCCGTAAAATTAAACGTAAAGACGTTCAGTCATGGTATTATGAGCGGTATGCAAAAAGATAA